A single window of Oerskovia paurometabola DNA harbors:
- a CDS encoding DNA polymerase Y family protein, with the protein MSAGSTATRTAVLWVPDWPVVAAMGAAQVPAHVPAATHDGRRVLAVSATARAQGVRRGMRRRRAQECCPELALLDADDARDAREFEPVALAAETVVAGIEVARPGLLLLPSGGPARYHGTEERLAQVLVERVAADTGHESQVGVADGILAAVLGARSSLVVPAGTSRAYLAPRPLGELAHVVVGDAQPVAQLVDLLGRLGVRTFADLAALPAPSVLSRFGDLGAWAQRLAQGEDLRPPARRRIEADVAVECELDPPAERVDVATFAARRLAEDLHAQLVERSSSCGRLRITARTEDGRELERTWRCDDGAMGGLTAARITDRVRWQLEGWLTASRVALGQRQRQGRGVRRDDHAQTSHDDLPDLAEDRPSPLVRLAITAEEVVAAGAEQPRLWGASSGEDARAQRALGRVQGLLGGDGVLSVVTQGGRDVHDQVHLAPWGDTAPAPRRADLPWPGRLPEPAPALVLDVPEDVAVLDDAGAPVRVDVRLAMSAPPATVRWLAPRAGASRRVLGWAGPWPLAERWWSETPRRRAYLQVLLDDGRGVLLASAQGRWTVEAVYD; encoded by the coding sequence ATGAGCGCCGGGAGCACGGCCACCCGCACCGCGGTCCTGTGGGTGCCGGACTGGCCCGTCGTCGCCGCGATGGGCGCGGCCCAGGTCCCCGCGCACGTGCCCGCGGCCACGCACGACGGGCGCCGCGTCCTCGCGGTCTCGGCCACCGCGCGGGCGCAGGGCGTGCGCCGGGGGATGCGACGCCGTCGGGCGCAGGAGTGCTGCCCCGAGCTCGCGCTGCTCGACGCCGACGACGCACGCGACGCACGCGAGTTCGAGCCCGTCGCGCTCGCCGCCGAGACCGTGGTCGCGGGCATCGAGGTCGCGCGCCCGGGCCTGCTGCTCCTGCCCTCGGGCGGCCCCGCGCGCTACCACGGCACCGAGGAGCGCCTCGCGCAGGTGCTCGTCGAACGGGTCGCGGCGGACACGGGCCACGAGAGCCAGGTCGGCGTCGCCGACGGGATCCTGGCCGCGGTGCTGGGCGCGCGGTCCTCGCTCGTCGTGCCCGCAGGGACCTCCCGGGCCTACCTGGCCCCGCGCCCGCTGGGCGAGCTCGCGCACGTCGTCGTGGGCGACGCCCAGCCCGTCGCGCAGCTCGTCGACCTCCTGGGCCGCCTCGGCGTGCGGACCTTCGCGGACCTCGCCGCGCTGCCCGCCCCGAGCGTCCTGTCGCGCTTCGGCGACCTGGGGGCCTGGGCGCAGCGCCTCGCGCAGGGCGAGGACCTGCGCCCGCCCGCGCGGCGCCGCATCGAGGCGGACGTCGCCGTCGAGTGCGAGCTCGACCCGCCCGCCGAGCGCGTCGACGTCGCGACCTTCGCGGCCCGCCGCCTCGCCGAGGATCTGCACGCCCAGCTCGTCGAGCGCTCGTCGTCGTGCGGGCGGCTGCGCATCACGGCCCGCACCGAGGACGGGCGCGAGCTCGAACGGACCTGGCGCTGCGACGACGGCGCCATGGGCGGGCTCACCGCGGCCCGCATCACCGACCGCGTGCGCTGGCAGCTCGAGGGGTGGCTCACGGCGTCGCGCGTCGCGCTGGGACAGCGGCAGCGGCAGGGTCGGGGGGTGCGCCGGGACGACCACGCACAGACCAGCCACGACGACCTGCCGGACCTCGCCGAGGACCGGCCCTCGCCGCTCGTGCGGCTCGCGATCACCGCGGAGGAGGTCGTGGCCGCGGGCGCCGAGCAGCCGCGGCTGTGGGGCGCGTCGAGCGGCGAGGACGCCCGCGCCCAGCGCGCCCTGGGCCGTGTCCAGGGCCTCCTGGGCGGGGACGGCGTGCTGAGCGTCGTCACGCAGGGCGGGCGCGACGTCCACGACCAGGTGCACCTCGCCCCGTGGGGGGACACGGCCCCCGCGCCGCGGCGCGCGGACCTGCCGTGGCCGGGGCGCCTGCCCGAGCCCGCGCCCGCCCTCGTCCTGGACGTCCCGGAGGACGTCGCCGTCCTGGACGACGCCGGAGCCCCCGTCCGCGTCGACGTGCGCCTCGCGATGAGCGCACCACCCGCGACCGTGCGGTGGCTCGCGCCACGAGCCGGGGCGAGCCGGCGTGTGCTCGGCTGGGCCGGGCCGTGGCCGCTCGCCGAACGCTGGTGGAGCGAGACGCCGCGCCGTCGGGCATACCTCCAGGTCCTGCTCGACGACGGACGCGGCGTGCTGCTCGCGAGCGCCCAGGGGCGCTGGACCGTGGAGGCCGTCTATGACTAG
- a CDS encoding error-prone DNA polymerase has product MTRAAPPGAGVRRPPRYAELHAHSAFSFLDGASHPEELAAEAAHLGLSALAVTDHDGLYGVVRFATAARAVSLPTVFGAELHLPVAPAPGAAPVLDAPTGVPDPRASHLLVLARGPDGYRNLSSAIATAHLATGTKGAADYRLERLGEQSGGQWLVLTGCRKGAVRSALLTEGPRAARRELDRLVQVFGADNVAVEITDAGDPRDSDLCDALAGLAADAHLPLVATGNVHYARPRDAALAGALAAVRARSSLDDMDGWLPGAPTAHLRSAAEMADRHRRHPQAVATAAELGAECQFDLRLVAPELPPYPVPAGHDERSWLRVLVERGGTDRYGPREAEREPGAWRQIDHELAIIEQLGFPGYFLIVYDLVEFCRARGILAQGRGSAANSAVCYALGITAVDAVKHGLLFERFLAPERDGPPDIDVDIESVRREEVIQYVYERFGRTHAAQVANVISYRPKSAVRDAARALGHDVGQQDAWSKSIERWGSLRGPDPSSPAADRAVRDRAIAARGAHGSGPGAAGSAAARVSAAGGTARAGAPPAGAPPAVVTRTAAKDARAAEVWGTGAPRQREQLRRPDRPHTGHPDWTPDLSGRVVDPLAEDQGDRRGRDQGADPTLRSDDPHDVVPARRPPSAAEEGEIPGPVLELAERLLRLPRHLGIHSGGMVMCDRPVIEVCPVEWARMEGRTVLQWDKEDCADAGLVKFDLLGLGMLTAIRVAFELIAEHEGLGLELHSLPDDDPAVYDLLCAADTVGVFQVESRAQMATLPRLQPRTFYDIVIEVALIRPGPIQGGSVHPYINRARGREKVEYLHPLLEKSLAKTLGVPLFQEQLMQMAIDVAGFSAAEADQLRRAMGSKRSVERMEALHGRLLDGMARNGVAPDVAEQIFDKLKAFADFGFPESHAYSFAYLVYASAWLKVHHPAAFYAGLLAAQPMGFYSPQSLVADARRHGVTALRPDVNASGVKAGVERLPASASRGAGAPSGRDVRPDGAPHPDLSLAVRMGLGSVRGVGDPVAEAVVAARAAGPFTDLRDLVRRVDLTTTQLEALATGGALESLGVARREALWAAGALAQEGPDTLPGVSVGVEAPTLPGMSEVETAVADVWATGVSTDSYPTQYVRPGLRRAGVITVAEAVVHEAGRRVAVGGVVTHRQRPGTAGGVTFLSIEDETGLLNVICTPGLWQRFRRVARSSPALVVRGRLERADGATNLLAEHLAPLSLQVASRSRDFQ; this is encoded by the coding sequence ATGACTAGGGCAGCCCCGCCGGGCGCCGGGGTGCGCAGACCGCCCCGCTACGCCGAGCTGCACGCGCACTCCGCGTTCAGCTTCCTCGACGGCGCGAGCCACCCCGAGGAGCTCGCGGCCGAGGCCGCGCACCTGGGCCTGTCCGCGCTCGCCGTGACGGACCACGACGGCCTGTACGGGGTCGTGCGCTTCGCGACCGCCGCGCGCGCGGTGTCCCTGCCGACCGTGTTCGGCGCCGAGCTGCACCTGCCCGTCGCGCCCGCCCCCGGCGCGGCCCCCGTCCTGGACGCGCCCACGGGCGTGCCCGACCCGCGCGCGTCCCACCTGCTCGTCCTGGCCCGCGGCCCGGACGGGTACCGCAACCTGTCGAGCGCGATCGCGACCGCGCACCTCGCGACGGGCACCAAGGGCGCGGCCGACTACCGGCTCGAACGGCTCGGTGAGCAGTCGGGCGGCCAGTGGCTCGTCCTCACGGGCTGTCGCAAGGGGGCCGTGCGCTCCGCGCTGCTCACCGAGGGGCCGCGGGCCGCCCGGCGCGAGCTCGACCGGCTCGTGCAGGTCTTCGGCGCCGACAACGTGGCCGTGGAGATCACCGACGCGGGCGACCCCCGCGACAGCGACCTGTGCGACGCGCTCGCCGGGCTCGCCGCCGACGCGCACCTGCCGCTCGTCGCGACCGGCAACGTGCACTACGCGCGCCCCCGCGACGCGGCCCTCGCGGGGGCGCTCGCGGCCGTCCGTGCGCGCTCGTCGCTCGACGACATGGACGGCTGGCTGCCCGGTGCCCCCACCGCGCACCTGCGTTCGGCGGCCGAGATGGCGGACCGGCACCGCCGCCACCCGCAGGCCGTGGCGACCGCGGCCGAGCTGGGTGCCGAGTGCCAGTTCGACCTGCGCCTCGTGGCCCCCGAGCTGCCGCCGTACCCGGTCCCCGCCGGTCACGACGAGAGGTCGTGGCTGCGCGTGCTCGTGGAGCGCGGCGGCACCGACCGCTACGGCCCTCGCGAGGCCGAGCGTGAGCCCGGTGCGTGGCGGCAGATAGACCACGAGCTCGCGATCATCGAGCAGCTCGGCTTCCCGGGGTACTTCCTCATCGTGTACGACCTCGTCGAGTTCTGCCGCGCCCGCGGCATCCTCGCGCAGGGGCGCGGCTCGGCCGCGAACTCGGCCGTCTGCTACGCGCTCGGCATCACGGCCGTGGACGCCGTCAAGCACGGTCTGCTGTTCGAGCGCTTCCTCGCGCCCGAGCGCGACGGCCCCCCGGACATCGACGTCGACATCGAGTCGGTGCGTCGCGAGGAGGTCATCCAGTACGTGTACGAACGGTTCGGGCGCACGCACGCGGCGCAGGTCGCCAACGTCATCTCCTACCGGCCGAAGTCTGCGGTGCGCGACGCCGCACGGGCCCTCGGGCACGACGTCGGGCAGCAGGACGCGTGGAGCAAGTCGATCGAACGCTGGGGGTCGCTGCGCGGGCCCGACCCGTCGTCGCCCGCGGCGGACCGGGCCGTCCGCGACCGGGCGATCGCCGCGCGCGGGGCGCACGGGTCGGGTCCTGGGGCGGCCGGGTCCGCGGCGGCACGGGTGTCTGCGGCAGGGGGCACGGCGCGCGCCGGCGCGCCGCCCGCTGGCGCGCCGCCCGCCGTCGTGACCCGCACCGCGGCCAAGGACGCCCGCGCGGCCGAGGTCTGGGGGACCGGTGCACCGCGGCAGCGCGAGCAGCTGCGCCGCCCCGACCGCCCGCACACGGGTCACCCCGACTGGACCCCGGACCTGTCGGGTCGCGTCGTCGACCCGCTGGCCGAGGACCAGGGCGACCGGCGCGGCAGGGACCAGGGCGCTGACCCGACGCTGCGCTCCGACGACCCGCACGACGTCGTGCCCGCGCGCCGCCCGCCGTCGGCCGCCGAGGAGGGCGAGATCCCGGGCCCGGTGCTCGAGCTGGCCGAGCGCCTCCTGAGACTCCCGAGGCACCTCGGCATCCACTCGGGCGGCATGGTCATGTGCGACCGCCCCGTGATCGAGGTGTGCCCGGTCGAGTGGGCGCGCATGGAGGGGCGCACGGTCCTGCAGTGGGACAAGGAGGACTGCGCGGACGCGGGGCTCGTGAAGTTCGACCTGCTGGGCCTGGGGATGCTCACGGCGATCCGGGTCGCGTTCGAGCTGATCGCCGAGCACGAGGGCCTGGGCCTCGAGCTGCACTCGCTGCCCGACGACGACCCCGCGGTGTACGACCTGCTGTGCGCGGCGGACACGGTCGGGGTGTTCCAGGTCGAGTCGCGCGCCCAGATGGCGACGCTGCCGCGCCTGCAGCCGCGCACGTTCTACGACATCGTGATCGAGGTCGCGCTCATCCGCCCCGGTCCCATCCAGGGCGGCTCGGTGCACCCGTACATCAACCGGGCCCGGGGCCGGGAGAAGGTCGAGTACCTGCACCCGCTGCTGGAGAAGTCGCTCGCGAAGACGCTGGGCGTGCCGCTCTTTCAGGAGCAGCTCATGCAGATGGCGATCGACGTCGCGGGCTTCAGCGCGGCCGAGGCGGACCAGCTGCGCCGCGCGATGGGTTCCAAGCGGTCGGTCGAGCGCATGGAGGCGCTGCACGGGCGGCTCCTGGACGGCATGGCGAGGAACGGGGTCGCGCCCGACGTCGCCGAGCAGATCTTCGACAAGCTCAAGGCGTTCGCGGACTTCGGGTTCCCCGAGTCGCACGCCTACTCGTTCGCGTACCTCGTGTACGCGAGCGCGTGGCTCAAGGTGCACCACCCGGCCGCGTTCTACGCGGGCCTGCTCGCGGCGCAGCCCATGGGGTTCTACTCGCCGCAGTCGCTCGTCGCGGACGCGCGCCGGCACGGGGTCACGGCGTTGCGCCCGGACGTCAACGCGTCGGGCGTCAAGGCGGGGGTCGAGCGGCTGCCCGCCTCGGCGAGCCGGGGGGCGGGGGCGCCGTCGGGCAGGGACGTGCGGCCCGACGGCGCCCCGCACCCCGACCTGTCCCTCGCGGTGCGCATGGGGCTGGGGAGCGTGCGCGGCGTGGGGGACCCGGTCGCGGAGGCGGTCGTCGCGGCGCGCGCAGCCGGTCCGTTCACGGACCTGCGCGACCTGGTGCGGCGCGTCGACCTGACCACGACCCAGCTCGAGGCCCTCGCGACGGGCGGCGCGCTCGAGTCCTTGGGCGTGGCCCGGCGCGAGGCGCTGTGGGCCGCGGGGGCGCTCGCCCAGGAGGGGCCGGACACGCTGCCGGGGGTCTCGGTCGGGGTCGAGGCGCCGACGCTGCCGGGCATGAGCGAGGTCGAGACCGCGGTCGCGGACGTGTGGGCCACGGGCGTCTCGACCGACTCCTACCCGACCCAGTACGTGCGCCCCGGGCTGCGCCGGGCAGGGGTCATCACGGTCGCCGAGGCGGTCGTGCACGAGGCCGGCCGGCGGGTCGCGGTCGGGGGAGTCGTGACCCACCGCCAGCGCCCCGGGACCGCCGGAGGTGTGACGTTCTTGTCGATCGAGGACGAGACGGGGCTGCTCAACGTCATCTGCACGCCCGGCCTGTGGCAGCGGTTCCGGCGGGTCGCGCGGTCCTCGCCCGCGCTCGTGGTGCGGGGCCGTCTCGAACGGGCAGACGGCGCCACGAACCTCCTCGCGGAGCACCTCGCGCCGCTGTCGCTGCAGGTCGCCTCGCGCTCGCGGGACTTCCAGTAG
- a CDS encoding GNAT family N-acetyltransferase, giving the protein MILRAYDESDAEATLRVFLRAVRVTASKDYSPEQIAAWGSDDIPLDVWAVKRLQTDTVVAVEGDEVLGFSDVDERGYIDMMFVDPAVTRRGVASALLDHVTRTARGRGAVELTTYASLTARPFFEKHGFVVVEERQPVLRGVSLTNFSMRKPLV; this is encoded by the coding sequence ATGATCCTGCGTGCCTACGACGAGTCCGACGCGGAAGCGACGCTCCGGGTGTTCCTGCGAGCCGTGCGGGTCACGGCGAGCAAGGACTACTCACCCGAGCAGATCGCGGCCTGGGGGTCGGACGACATCCCGCTCGACGTCTGGGCGGTCAAGCGCCTGCAGACCGACACGGTCGTCGCGGTCGAGGGCGACGAGGTCCTCGGGTTCAGCGACGTCGACGAGCGCGGGTACATCGACATGATGTTCGTCGACCCCGCGGTGACCCGACGCGGCGTCGCCTCGGCGCTGCTCGACCACGTGACACGCACCGCCCGCGGCCGTGGCGCCGTCGAGCTCACCACGTACGCGAGCCTCACGGCCCGCCCCTTCTTCGAGAAGCACGGGTTCGTCGTGGTCGAGGAACGCCAGCCCGTGCTCCGGGGCGTGTCGCTGACCAACTTCAGCATGCGCAAGCCGCTCGTCTGA
- the leuS gene encoding leucine--tRNA ligase — MTQDQDTTRMTAPTPPTTTGRARHAEVEEHWQEVWETLGVFRARDDGAHERRYLLTMFPYPSGDLHMGHAEVFALEDVVARYWRQLGHDVLNPIGWDSFGLPAENAAIRRDEHPEVFTETNIATQARSIRRYGVSFDWSRRLQTSDPAFMRWTQWLFVRMVERGLAYRATAPVSWCPQDGTVLAHEQVVDGACERCATPVVRRDLTQWFLRITDYADRLVDDMDALVGHWPEKVLAMQRHWIGRSAGARVDFAVVDGADARGARTPHAGPRTVSAFTTRPETLFGVTFLAVAPDADVARELCAPEHAEALEAYRAASLALSDIDRQGTSRERTGLFLGAWVEHPATGERLPVWAADHVLPGYASGIVMGVPAHDERDRAFAARHGLAVRPVLTTAPGEETSQASDVVVHSDGGGLTLDGLSPAEAAARATTWLSAQGRGGPQVVHRLRDWLVSRQRFWGAPVPIVHCAACGEVPVPDDELPVRLPDLRGEALAPRGVSPLAGAEDWVRTTCPRCGREARRDTDTLDTFVDSSWYFLRYCSPGHTDGPFDPEAVRRWMPVAQYVGGVEHAVLHLLYSRFVTKVLHDMGLVDVVEPFATLLNQGQVINEGRAMSKSLGNGVDLRAQLDAYGVDAVRLTMVFAGPPEDDVDWADLSPGSMQRFLGRVLRVAQDVTSPAVAHAWSTASPAATGGDAALRRVTHRTVHDVTGLLDTSRFNVAVARLMELTNAARRAIDAGPGPADPALREAAESLAILLSLFAPYTAEEMWAALGHDPSVAVAGWPQVDPALLAESTVEAVVQVDGRVRDRVTVDASVGEDELRETALGREAVRRAVAGRPVVRVVVRAPRVVNVVTRA; from the coding sequence ATGACGCAGGACCAGGACACCACCCGGATGACAGCGCCCACCCCGCCGACCACCACGGGCCGGGCCCGGCACGCCGAGGTCGAGGAACACTGGCAGGAGGTCTGGGAGACGCTCGGGGTGTTCCGCGCCCGCGACGACGGGGCCCACGAACGCCGCTACCTGCTGACGATGTTCCCGTACCCGTCCGGTGACCTGCACATGGGTCACGCCGAGGTGTTCGCGCTCGAGGACGTCGTCGCGCGCTACTGGCGCCAGCTGGGGCACGACGTGCTGAACCCCATCGGGTGGGACTCGTTCGGGCTGCCCGCCGAGAACGCCGCGATCCGCCGGGACGAGCACCCCGAGGTCTTCACCGAGACCAACATCGCGACCCAGGCCCGCTCGATCCGGCGCTACGGGGTGTCGTTCGACTGGTCACGCCGCCTGCAGACCTCCGACCCGGCGTTCATGCGGTGGACGCAGTGGCTGTTCGTGCGCATGGTCGAGCGTGGGCTGGCGTACCGCGCCACGGCCCCCGTCAGCTGGTGCCCGCAGGACGGGACCGTGCTCGCGCACGAGCAGGTCGTGGACGGAGCCTGCGAACGGTGCGCCACACCGGTCGTCCGGCGCGACCTGACCCAGTGGTTCCTGCGCATCACCGACTACGCCGACCGGCTCGTCGACGACATGGACGCGCTCGTCGGGCACTGGCCCGAGAAGGTCCTGGCCATGCAACGCCACTGGATCGGGCGCAGCGCGGGGGCGCGGGTCGACTTCGCGGTCGTCGACGGGGCCGACGCACGCGGTGCCCGGACGCCGCACGCGGGCCCGCGCACCGTGTCGGCGTTCACCACCCGGCCCGAGACCCTGTTCGGCGTGACGTTCCTGGCCGTGGCCCCCGACGCCGACGTCGCCCGCGAGCTCTGCGCACCCGAGCACGCCGAGGCGCTCGAGGCGTACCGCGCCGCGAGCCTGGCCCTGAGCGACATCGACCGCCAGGGCACCTCGCGCGAGAGGACCGGTCTCTTCCTGGGGGCCTGGGTGGAGCACCCGGCGACGGGCGAACGACTGCCCGTGTGGGCCGCCGACCACGTGCTGCCCGGGTACGCGTCGGGGATCGTCATGGGAGTCCCCGCGCACGACGAGCGCGACCGGGCCTTCGCCGCACGCCACGGGCTGGCCGTGCGCCCGGTCCTGACCACCGCGCCGGGCGAGGAGACCTCGCAGGCGAGCGACGTCGTCGTGCACTCGGACGGAGGGGGGCTGACGCTCGACGGCCTGTCCCCCGCCGAGGCCGCCGCGCGCGCCACGACCTGGCTGTCGGCCCAGGGGCGCGGCGGGCCGCAGGTCGTGCACCGCCTGCGCGACTGGCTGGTCTCCCGCCAGCGCTTCTGGGGAGCCCCCGTCCCGATCGTGCACTGCGCCGCGTGCGGGGAGGTCCCCGTGCCCGACGACGAGCTGCCCGTCCGCCTGCCCGACCTGAGGGGCGAGGCCCTCGCCCCTCGCGGGGTCTCGCCCCTGGCCGGTGCCGAGGACTGGGTACGCACCACCTGCCCGCGCTGCGGGCGCGAGGCCCGACGGGACACCGACACGCTCGACACGTTCGTCGACTCGTCCTGGTACTTCCTGCGCTACTGCTCCCCGGGACACACCGACGGGCCGTTCGACCCCGAGGCCGTGCGCCGGTGGATGCCCGTGGCGCAGTACGTCGGGGGCGTCGAGCACGCCGTCCTGCACCTGCTCTACAGCCGCTTCGTGACCAAGGTGCTGCACGACATGGGCCTGGTCGACGTCGTCGAACCGTTCGCCACCCTGCTCAACCAGGGGCAGGTGATCAACGAGGGCCGGGCCATGAGCAAGTCGCTCGGCAACGGTGTGGACCTCAGGGCCCAGCTCGACGCGTACGGGGTCGACGCGGTGCGGCTCACGATGGTCTTCGCCGGGCCGCCCGAGGACGACGTCGACTGGGCGGACCTGTCCCCCGGGAGCATGCAGCGGTTCCTGGGCCGGGTGCTGCGCGTGGCCCAGGACGTGACGAGCCCGGCCGTCGCCCACGCATGGTCGACGGCCAGCCCCGCGGCGACGGGCGGCGACGCCGCGCTGCGCCGGGTGACGCACCGGACGGTCCACGACGTCACCGGGTTGCTCGACACGTCCCGGTTCAACGTGGCCGTGGCGCGCCTCATGGAGCTCACGAACGCGGCACGGCGGGCGATCGACGCCGGACCGGGGCCCGCCGACCCCGCCCTGCGGGAGGCCGCCGAGTCCCTCGCGATCCTGCTGAGCCTGTTCGCCCCGTACACGGCCGAGGAGATGTGGGCCGCGCTCGGGCACGACCCCTCGGTCGCAGTGGCCGGATGGCCGCAGGTCGACCCCGCCCTGCTGGCCGAGTCGACGGTCGAGGCCGTGGTGCAGGTCGACGGCCGCGTGCGGGACCGGGTCACGGTGGACGCGTCGGTCGGCGAGGACGAGCTCCGGGAGACCGCGCTGGGGCGCGAGGCGGTCCGGCGCGCCGTGGCCGGACGCCCTGTGGTCCGCGTGGTCGTGCGGGCACCGCGAGTGGTCAACGTCGTCACCCGGGCGTGA
- a CDS encoding Gfo/Idh/MocA family oxidoreductase, which translates to MTRTLRLALVGLDSSHADQHVRLLNVERRFPGARVTVLADGDPGRVAELAGRSETAGVPVRAGGPDDVTSVDAVVVAHRAGRLHHAAALPFVRAGLPVLVDKPFTAAVADAEDLVTAARASGSVLSSCSALRFVPDVARLRAAALAHGRITTLTVSGPADPGSPHDGLHFLGTHLVEAARSLLGGDADLTWGEPAVGHEDDAVTATVTATTGGRDVVVRLRFVDPHLHPTQPFHAAVTTRGGTVAGDLDVGQDYLEPVLAHFLAQVAGTTAPDTRTRLVGPVALLAAVQAAVEAASRAGSA; encoded by the coding sequence ATGACCCGGACCCTCCGCCTCGCGCTCGTCGGGCTCGACTCCTCGCACGCCGACCAGCACGTGCGCCTGCTGAACGTCGAGCGGCGCTTCCCGGGCGCGCGGGTCACGGTCCTCGCGGACGGCGACCCGGGGCGCGTCGCGGAGCTCGCCGGTCGGAGCGAGACGGCGGGCGTCCCGGTCCGGGCGGGCGGGCCCGACGACGTCACGTCGGTCGACGCGGTCGTCGTCGCCCACCGCGCGGGCCGGCTCCACCACGCGGCAGCCCTGCCCTTCGTGCGTGCCGGGCTGCCGGTGCTGGTCGACAAGCCGTTCACCGCGGCGGTCGCCGACGCCGAGGACCTCGTGACCGCGGCCCGCGCGAGCGGGTCCGTGCTGTCCTCGTGCTCGGCGCTGCGCTTCGTGCCCGACGTCGCTCGGCTGCGGGCTGCCGCCCTCGCGCACGGCAGGATCACGACGCTGACCGTGTCCGGTCCCGCCGACCCGGGCTCGCCCCACGACGGCCTGCACTTCCTCGGCACCCACCTGGTCGAGGCCGCCCGCTCGCTCCTCGGAGGCGACGCCGACCTCACGTGGGGGGAACCCGCCGTCGGGCACGAGGACGACGCCGTGACCGCGACCGTGACCGCGACGACCGGCGGGCGCGACGTCGTCGTGCGCCTGCGGTTCGTGGACCCCCACCTGCACCCCACCCAGCCGTTCCACGCGGCCGTGACCACCAGGGGCGGGACCGTCGCGGGCGACCTGGACGTCGGGCAGGACTACCTCGAACCCGTGCTCGCGCACTTCCTCGCCCAGGTCGCCGGGACGACCGCTCCCGACACGCGCACCCGGCTCGTGGGCCCGGTCGCGCTCCTGGCCGCGGTCCAGGCAGCGGTCGAGGCGGCATCTCGTGCGGGCTCGGCGTGA
- a CDS encoding serine protein kinase RIO produces the protein MHEHIDLPALPRHTGVPDDAFDASGIDAYDLDAALDPDQRWSTWSSVEKGMRGPEPRPGWVVTADAAIDTDLGVLKTGKEADVFLLERAVPDDPDQFSLLAAKRYRSSEHRAFHRDSAYVEGRQVRRSRDRRAIERKSSYGREAAAAQWANAEFAALTMLWSAGAPVPYPVQIDGTEILMEFVGEHASTGEADGSAASRVAAPRLARVRPDAGTVEAYWDQLRHAMGLLAAHGYAHGDLSPYNVLAQGERIVIIDLPQVLDLVANPHGTDLLMRDCRTMCAWFRSRGLDVDEGELFAELIAQAW, from the coding sequence GTGCACGAGCACATCGACCTTCCCGCACTCCCCCGCCACACCGGCGTCCCCGACGACGCGTTCGACGCTTCCGGCATCGACGCGTACGACCTCGACGCGGCCCTCGACCCGGACCAGCGCTGGTCCACGTGGTCCAGCGTCGAGAAGGGCATGCGCGGCCCCGAGCCCCGTCCCGGCTGGGTCGTGACGGCCGACGCCGCGATCGACACCGACCTCGGCGTCCTCAAGACGGGCAAGGAGGCCGACGTCTTCCTGCTCGAGCGCGCCGTGCCCGACGACCCCGACCAGTTCTCGCTGCTCGCCGCCAAGCGCTACCGCAGCTCCGAGCACCGCGCCTTCCACCGCGACTCCGCGTACGTCGAGGGCCGCCAGGTCCGGCGCTCGCGCGACCGGCGCGCGATCGAGCGCAAGTCCTCGTACGGGCGCGAGGCCGCGGCCGCGCAGTGGGCCAACGCCGAGTTCGCGGCGCTGACCATGCTGTGGTCCGCCGGGGCCCCCGTCCCGTACCCGGTCCAGATCGACGGGACCGAGATCCTCATGGAGTTCGTCGGGGAGCACGCGAGCACGGGCGAGGCCGACGGGTCTGCCGCGAGCCGGGTCGCCGCGCCACGCCTGGCCCGCGTGCGACCGGACGCCGGCACGGTCGAGGCGTACTGGGACCAGCTCCGGCACGCCATGGGCCTCCTCGCCGCGCACGGGTACGCGCACGGTGACCTGTCGCCCTACAACGTGCTGGCCCAGGGCGAGCGCATCGTGATCATCGACCTGCCGCAGGTCCTCGACCTCGTCGCGAACCCCCACGGCACCGACCTCCTGATGCGCGACTGCCGGACCATGTGCGCGTGGTTCCGCTCCCGAGGGCTCGACGTCGACGAGGGCGAGCTGTTCGCCGAGCTCATCGCACAGGCCTGGTGA